One window of the Saccopteryx leptura isolate mSacLep1 chromosome 9, mSacLep1_pri_phased_curated, whole genome shotgun sequence genome contains the following:
- the HNRNPF gene encoding heterogeneous nuclear ribonucleoprotein F, giving the protein MMLGPEGGEGFVVKLRGLPWSCSIEDVQNFLAGCIIHDGATGIHFIYTREGRQSGEAFVELESEDDVKMALKKDRESMGHRYIEVFKSHRTEMDWVLKHSGPNSADSANDGFVRLRGLPFGCTKEEIVQFFSGLEIVPNGITLPVDPEGKITGEAFVQFASQELAEKALGKHKERIGHRYIEVFKSSQEEVRSYSDPPLKFMSVQRPGPYDRPGTARRYIGIVKQAGLDRMRSGAAYSAGYGGYEEYSGLSDGYGFTADMFGRDLSYCLSGMYDHRYGDGEFAVQSTTGHCVHMRGLPYKATENDIYNFFSPLNPVRVHIEIGPDGRVTGEADVEFATHEEAVAAMSKDRANMQHRYIELFLNSTTGASNGAYSSQMMQGMGVSAAQSTYSGLESPSVSGCYGASYSGQNSMTGYD; this is encoded by the coding sequence ATGATGCTGGGCCCTGAGGGAGGTGAAGGTTTTGTGGTCAAGCTCCGCGGCCTGCCCTGGTCCTGCTCTATTGAGGATGTGCAGAATTTCCTCGCTGGCTGCATAATTCATGATGGGGCCACAGGCATTCATTTCATCTACACTAGAGAAGGCAGGCAGAGTGGTGAGGCTTTTGTTGAACTTGAATCAGAAGATGATGTAAAAATGGCTCTTAAAAAAGACAGGGAAAGCATGGGACACCGGTACATTGAGGTGTTCAAGTCCCACAGAACCGAAATGGATTGGGTGTTGAAGCACAGTGGTCCAAACAGTGCTGACAGTGCCAATGACGGCTTTGTGCGGCTTCGAGGACTCCCATTTGGATGCACCAAGGAGGAAATTGTTCAGTTCTTCTCAGGGTTGGAAATCGTGCCAAATGGGATCACATTGCCTGTGGACCCCGAGGGCAAGATTACAGGGGAAGCATTTGTGCAGTTTGCATCACAAGAGTTAGCTGAAAAGGCTCTAGGGAAGCACAAGGAGAGAATAGGGCACAGGTATATTGAAGTTTTTAAGAGCAGTCAGGAAGAAGTTAGGTCATACTCAGACCCCCCTCTGAAGTTCATGTCCGTACAGCGGCCAGGGCCATATGACCGCCCAGGCACAGCCAGGAGGTATATTGGCATTGTCAAGCAGGCAGGTTTGGATAGGATGAGGTCTGGTGCTGCTTACAGTGCAGGCTATGGGGGCTATGAGGAGTACAGCGGCCTCAGCGATGGCTATGGCTTTACCGCTGACATGTTTGGAAGAGACCTCAGTTACTGTCTGTCTGGGATGTATGACCACAGATATGGAGATGGCGAGTTTGCTGTCCAGAGTACCACTGGACACTGTGTCCACATGAGGGGGCTGCCATACAAAGCCACAGAGAACGACATTTATaacttcttctctcctctcaaccCTGTAAGAGTCCATATTGAGATTGGCCCTGATGGAAGAGTGACGGGCGAAGCTGATGTTGAGTTTGCCACCCATGAAGAAGCCGTGGCTGCTATGTCCAAAGACAGGGCCAACATGcaacatagatacatagaactTTTCTTGAATTCCACAACAGGGGCTAGCAATGGGGCGTATAGCAGCCAGATGATGCAAGGAATGGGGGTTTCCGCCGCCCAGTCCACTTACAGTGGCCTTGAAAGCCCGTCTGTCAGTGGCTGTTACGGGGCTAGCTACAGTGGCCAGAACAGCATGACTGGGTATGACTAG